atccatCGGTGTAATTGAAGACAATCttagatttataaatatatacattgtatAGAATAATGAAATCCAAAGTTTGACTTATCAAACTTAGGAGCTGTAGAAAATGGGAGAATCAAGTATATCACTAACTTTTCTTTTAGGAAAGACATGTGGAATAATGGGAGCAGTTTCATGTTAAAACTATTTACAAAGTCACACTGCTCTCTTAAACCGCTTCAGTGGGCATTTCTAGTCAGAAATGATTCCAAAAGCTTTCAATTTCAGAATCccaggatttcttttttcttttttttttgtggttgtatgatgaatatacagtataaacaGTAAATGTTCCAGCTGTGGAGTCTCTGCTCATCCGAggtgctgctggttctgctctgcctGAAAGTTGTGATCCGGACAGACCTTCTGCACCAGCCTGTAGTCCGTGCCAGTGAAGGCGATGAAGATGCATATGACCTTGAAGGGTTTGGCGCAGATCCATGCTGCCTGGGACTGTGTGTTTTCCGAGTAGCAGGTCTGCCCTGGATCGTACATGCACGGCTTGGTCTTCTTGGACCGGTTGGTTCGCTGGTACTCGATGCGGCAGTTGAGCTCAGTCACCATCATCATGTCCCGCTGATATTTCTGATGCTCAGTAGGAGCGGAGCTGGTGGACGACGGGGGAATCAGATCTGGGAACAGGACAGAGTTTTTATTGGGGCTGCTGTCGACCGCACCATCGAGAACCTCCCAGCCCACTGCTTTGGATGGCGGGACGATGCTGACGGATATGTTCCCCAGACGGGAAGAGTTGTGCCGGAAGTAGACGCTGAACGTTCCATTGATGTGGTCCACGATTTTTCCAGTCACCAGGAGGCTGAACTTCACGGTTTTCACGTTGAAGTAGAAATCCCCCCAGCCCAGGATCTTCTTGGCCTTTGTGGAGGTTTTGGCAGGAGGCTTGGATTTGGGAGGAGCGCCGTACAGATACTGGTCTGGAGCTTGTGAAAAGTTCTGCGGCCAGCCGTAGGGGCTCAGCGCGCCGTATGTTTGGGTTTTGTGTTTGGTGGAGATGATTTGTAAGTCTTTGGATACATGTTTAACCTTCAGTGCTGCTCCCTCGGGTTCTTCTCCTGCGCCAGCGGCCCTCCATTGTTTGCTCTTTAGGCTTAGAGGACCAGATGACTCCTGTACCTGCAGAAAAATATATTAGATGGATTATTTGCTCAACAGTTGACTGACCCTATCAAAAAGCTGTAGTTGAAACAGTTAATGTTTAAGTCGAGCTTTTCCGCATTTTGCCATGCTACAACCGGAAACTTCACTGGAATTCATTTGGATTTCATGCAATTTGTcaatacaaagtagtgcattaAGGTGAAGTGGAAACATGGTTTGGGTGTGTATCATGCAGGTACAGTAAAATGTGCAGTAATACCTGATCATTAAGAATATCACGGAaacgtttatttatttcagtaactcaattcactaagtgaaacaccgTATGCAgatgaattatttatatttttaagccTTGTTTCTGTTAATCGTGATGATTTTCATCTGACAGCTaatgaaaatgtgacatttaagattgaaatttatgacatttaagattgaaattttacataaaccaacaaaactatgtatttttttatacatgaaAAGCATGCTTGATAGTCATGTAAGAATTATTCATTTAAGGgcacttttaatttgacaaatgtgCCTCAGTGGAAAGCATAACTAATTTATTCAGGCATATGCCACATGCTTGCTGCACTTTGGTACATGAACTGAAATCAAGTGAAATAGATTTCAACTCATTTTCCATAATAAACTACcttgaaataatataaaaatgataCAATACAGACTTACCCATCAGGGTGACCACAAAAGAAGAACAATTTCACTGTAAGTACACTAAACACTATCAAATAATcgattaaaataattatttcagtctCCTCTAAAACTGCTGCTGATCAATAAGTTATTTCCTTCAGGCAAACTGGCATGTCACAATCAAACTGCCATTAACAAATTATAATCTGTTTTCAGTTGTCCTTCAGCTGGGCCCCCTGTTAAAACTGTCAGTCATCCTTTCTGTGCAACCTTGATGATAGGCTACAtccagtaatttatttatttgtttgagaAGGacctttttaaaaccaaataaataactaaataagaACGATGAAGCTACTTCAGCATATCTTTAGTCAGAAGCGACGCAATATGTTGAAGAGCTCCTTCTCTCCTGTCCCCTATTCATCTTCCTCTCAATCATTCATTCTTATATTCTAACATGCTCATGAATGGTATACTTGGAATCATTAGGGGACTAAGTATAGctttattatattaaatttcCCCATCCCTGTCCACATCATCCTCTTCATCTACTTTTTGAGGTTTATTAGTAAATCCTGTTTAGATCACAAactcttttcttatttttcctccaAGGAGAAGAAGAATTTACTTACACGGGAAAGGCGTATTTCTAAACTTATCTCTTCGCAGCTGTGTATTTCTTAGAATAGCAGGCGCCTCAAATGTCAGAAGCTATGCTTATTGATCAAATTAATATGTCAATAACTATTTGACAAACAATAGCAAAACGATCTGTGGCGGAGGCACGGGGAGAATTCAGATCAGCGTGTTCTTCCAAACAATAAACGTGATTTTGTTTCGTGTCACCCGTTATTTAAAACACGTAGGCTGTTTAATGTCGCGGCCCTGTTTTCGGGAAGCAGTGTTTACTTCAGGGACGCTCAGAGAGTGTTGGACTAAAACCAGTCCTGAATAACATGGCAACAGAGAGAAGTAGTTTTGTGATCTTCTGTTTTCACACGAAACAAACatgtagtgtttttttattttttattttaactaaacagctaaaaattattaaacactGAGCACATCCTATTGATAAACCAGCTTGGTTTGAAGTAGGCAATCTCCTGCTATAGGGTCTAATTAACACACAAAATCCTCCAAAAATAATCCCTTAGTGAGGGTGTTACTGTGAGTAGAGTCCCTGATACTGACCACACAGCAGCTACGCAAAACATGACATGTTAGATACCACAAATGTACATCAAGGGTATAACTTGGGCTGAAGGACCTTAAGTCTTAAGTCTTTGTGGATCCAAAGCTCAGTTAGAATATATAGTGCCTGCTTTGTCACAGAACAATAACAGGCTTCAGTCTATTTTATAAGAATTTTGTATGAAGGATAGGGATTAAGATTCAGTTTTAcccaataaaaatgtgaaaactgcacGTATAGTCACTGTGAGTTCATACTTTGCAGAGCCATTCTTTTCTGAAAGGAGATGTCAGTCTCTGCCTGCTTCGCACATCCAGAGACTGACGTTCCTCTTCATTCTTCTTCCTAAAGGACTCAAGCTGAGTCTGATTGGATAAAGATCCGTTTTCAGGGTCTGGATGTTTTCAGGGTCTGTTTTcaatttgttaaaattgaaatCGTCACAGAGAGGCCTCAAAACTTCTGCTGCTCTGAGTAGAAGTCGCTGCAAGTCAGTGGATccatttacaacaaaattaagaTGAATGCAGGAACCTGGTTGATGAATGAGAAATGATaagtggttttttttattattttaagaagaTTGAAAATTTTACACTTAAAGATATAAAAGATATAAAAGTGTCCATATGCACTAAAATCATTCAGAGGGCTGCAAATGGCCACCGTGCCTCACTTTGGACACTCCTGATGTAATTTATTCCACGTTCAGCATGGCTGTGAGTTCACAGTAATCTGAATCTTTGGTTTTTTTGCTAGTGAATTTTCTGTTCTTGTAGGCCAGAAAATGTTTAGTTACCATCTGAGCAGGACACATTCTTCCACATATTTGCTCCGTGATTCGTAGAAAGGCTTTTAACGAGACTTcttatgattttatttgaacaattatGAGAtttttcttgccactcttcctAGATTAGATCATTGAACAACCAATATTcatcctgtcaacagattcgcCTACCTGAGCTCTTCCTTTGTGCAGCTGCTCCACGAACTTTGTATCTACTTCTCTAATTAAAGCTCTCTTTGTTATGCTTTCTGGTGGACGGCAAGTTGCACAACACTGAACAGTGAGATGTCCAGAACTTGGAATATTGCtggtcaatcacataaaatcccaacaatatAGATTCAAGTTAATgggatataaatacttttgcatttGGTATTTAACAAGAGGTGCAGAAGGTTCTGCTCAGCTTGTTTACATCGAagtgaagaaggaaaaaaaaaaaaaaaaaacgaacgAAAGTTTTTGGCTCTTTGCGCCTCTACTTGAGCCCGCACCTACACCTGAGTGTGCTCCGGCTGTGCCTATTGTTGCAAGCCTAAAACCTATGTGCTGTTCTCACCTAGCCTAATTGGAGCTCACAATGTGACAGCCGTGTCACCGGCTCAGTGTCAAGATGCCAGCACAATGACTGCGACTGAGCAATGGTGGAGAGGAGAGGATGCAAGCACAACACTTGCAAGGAGGCACcagcaaaggtaaaaaaataaaataaaataaaaataaatagcattgaattaaattgctaaagaataaaaaaatagtgaGCTGAAGGCATTGTTTTATCTAAGGACGGGGAGAATATTCTTGCCGCTGGCAGGAAAATCCTTAATGTGACAGTTTTATaagcataaagaaaacataaaaacaacagccTTCAAACCCTGAGGAGCTTAAACTCTTTCAAAACCGAGAGACCCTCTGAAGTCATTTGCTTCACCTTTTACAGCTCAAAATGACGTTGCTTtgagctttttgcttttttttttttttttttttttacttagcaAGTTCGCCGGTGAAGTTAGGTGttacaaattatttgtttgggcagaaaaataaattcaggagtGCATAATAAATTACAGCTGCACCTGgaagaaaatcacaaacaaGAGAGCAGGAGCTGCTCAGAGGAACTGTGCTGTTTCACAGAATAATGAACCATGCCCTatgtgacaaaaacatgtttatgtttttacttcattctgtcaaaacagcattttgaattttgcagcaaaaaaataagaaatagaaCAGAGGATTGCCACAAAATCTGAAAGTTAAATGCTACGAATAAagcaatttaaatataaaatttggcAGACTGACCAGATTTATGAATCTCTATTCAATACATATCATGTTGTATAAATACACATATATTAAAGAGATCATAAAGGTTATGATTTCAGCtttcagcacaaaaacaatccctaaggagagagagagagaaaaaaaagaaatctatggaaattaattcatttttggAGGCAAGAAGATGAGGAAACACATTTGCTGGCAAGAGATGATTTATGACCTCCTGCTTGTTTTCCCCAACGAGGAGAACTTCAAATTTGAGTTACACTGCAAACAACAGCACTTTGAGCAAATAACAAGCTCAGCCTCAGCTGCAGAGTGGACTCACCGCGCAGGGAAGGAGCCACAGACAGGTGATGGCAAAGTTCAAACAAAGAGCCCtcatcctgcagcagcagcaccaatCGTCCATCCACAGAGCCGCGGCGTGTCTGTCTGAGTGATTTCCTGAATTAAAGCCTGCACTCTCACTTCCTGGCTGGAGGAGACTCTAGAAATCCTCCAGATTTGAAGTGAATCCGCTTCAGCTCTCCCCCTCTCCAGCGCTGtgcctctttctctctcactccTCTTCagcgcatacacacacacacacacacacacacgcccacgcatgcctgcacacacacatgcaagtCAAACTTAGCAAAAAAATCTTCTCCCAAAAGAAAAGCATTGCCTAAGCAACATTTTACCCAGTAAGTATAAACCTACTGCCGAGTggttccacacacacacacacacacacacacccacacacaccaacacacacacacacacacacacacgcacacacacacccttcaCCTGCCTCCATGCTCATTTTCAGCACCTGGCCGGCCCTCATTATGACTCATCAACCCGAGGAAAGGCTCTTTGAGGCAGGCACAGTTTGACAGCCATCCCTGCTGTCCCCACGTACTTTAGCCGCAGGGAGGCTGACAAAATGACAAGGGCTTTCttcaggaaaaaatatatatatgtgctGACAACTGGTGAGCGTCACTCCTTCAGTTTTTCGCTGGCAATTCAAGCCAACAGATCGCCCACCAGTACTAACCGAACCGAGGTCCTAAAGAAAGATCCGTAATGAACGTGTGTGATAACGCTAAGTAGCTCAACGTTTTCTGGCCAGTTTGACACTCTTCATGTGCCCTCCTTATGTATTTACTATGGatttaaagatgcaaaacaatgcaaaaaaaaaagtacatgaaTCTCAAGCGGAAGAAACTTCTTGGTtttcaaggatttttttctacaaatttcAAACTTGTGGCGGTTATTTGCACGGCTcttccagctttgcacatcaAGACCCTTAAAACTGTacttattttttactgcataaCTTAGCCTAAGCTAAGTCACACTAGATGAAGAGAGTCTATGGACaccagttttcatgttttgccacAATATGAAAGCTGAATTGGATTCAGGTCTctactttgactggaccgtcCTTCCACATGAAAATGTGCTGATCTAAACCCTTCCAGTATAACTCTGGCTGTTTGTTTAGGTACTGTTGCCCTGCTAGGAGATGAATCAGCCTGATTTCCAGGATTGCTCTGTATTTAACCCCCATTCTTACTCAATCAACCCTGACCAGCTGCCCTTGTGGTATCAGGGGCGTTGGggtaaaatgaacaaatgcCCACTTCACTTTTCCAATTTTCATTTCCAGAACTTCAAAAGAACAACTACTGgtatccattttcttccactgtgctgctgtgtgttggtctatcaacTAAAAATATCAGTCAAATACATTGAATCTGTGCTTGGAATCCTACAAAAGATTGAAATGTTCAGGAGAAATTAATACTTCTGCAGGTAGATATGATCCAATGTCGAAActattttttatgaaagttttttaaatgattcaacTTGcagtttgaaaatgatttatctAATCAcctcataaatatttttgaagtttcAAGCCTGTATTAAGCAACAGTAGGCAGTGGTGCTGTAGTCATTTGGCTCGTGCTGTTAAGAAGAAATTtcacattaatttaatttcttcaatGAATTATTTTCCCGTtatattataaacattttattattttcacagcAAAACTTATTGCTTGTTGTCTCATTGGTCTGATTGTCCTGTAGAATATAAGAGTAAGGATTAAAGATTGTcacaatgaaaaagaaaataggatTAAACATGCAGTAACTTGGAATCTATGTACTTTTTAACTAAGCTTTTAGAAAGTGTCTATAATAGCAGAAAAGTTACTACAGTATAATAACTAACCATTTAGTAAGAAATTGCTGTCTGATTTCACTCTTTAGGGAGcttaaaaaacaagctaaactTCAAAAGACCCTCCTGGgaaagtcattttaataaatgtttacagaatttaaaaatgaaaacggAAGGCGACGAAGAGATCACAGCATATTGCCACTAGCAGAtgtcgcttttttttttccatatgtaaataaacagaaacttcaaGTTCTGTCGGATTTCCACTTGGTTTGTGGGCTTTAGGTCTCGTGCAGCCGtcgaaacaaaacacaacaaaaatagtGTGGTGATATTATGGCTGTTTGTAACACACCACAGTCCAGTGTGTTACAAATAGTCTTTataatactttttcatattttcactaaactacatatgttttttttttttgtttgtttttttttttagaaagacaaAGGGcagtgttttttcttatttgacatGAAGATCAGAGACATTACAAATATATCCCCAAATTGTTACTTGGTTACTACGGAGTCGCTTGCGCATGCGTACCAGCGTATGCAGGTTACATATAAAGCGGGAAGACAGTAACATGATGATACTATATCTAGAACACCACGGCGTTCAAAAGTTAGGCCACGTTGTGCCTAGTGGAAATCCCAACCAAACTTTCATTATGCTATGAATAAGAGTAAACAGAATTAGCCTTACGTCACTCTTTACCCACAATGCAAAGCGCCCGCAAGATTATTTACATCGTTctattttactttactttgcttttaattcctttttactattttcaaCGTAGCGATCAAAGCTGAGAAAGTGAAGTGTGTGTATACATTTTCGCAGTGTTTACATTTGCTCAGGTTGTTTTAGGAAAACCGTCAGTGAAAAGGCTGTGTCAAAGAATGCCGTCCCGTTCCGGCGCTTCACTCGGCATGCACTCTTGTTTCTCTTCAGATCGTATAAATCTTTCGCCTTTTACTAAAGATTTCCGTGGAGAGGAACAACAAGAGTTTATCCCAATTTTTTGACGCCCTGCGAAAGCGGGGCACTCTTTGCTTGTGACAATAAAACTACTGAAACTTGGATATTTCTGACTTTAGTTGTCAGTGACCACCATCTTTGtgtgattaaaatattatatacatGTTGTAATGACTGCAAGTGACCGCTAGATGTCACAAGTTCACTGGTTCTTTGTGGTCAATCTGTGATACCGAAAACAATTAGCTGAGAAATCTCAGTTTTAAGAATAACTTAAAACTGTAACAACAGTGACCGTCAATATCAGGGTTTAgtggtgtaaaaaaaatgaggaaattaAATATAGCAGCCAAGAAGTGCATTTGCTTTCCGACTGCTGCACAATTAATCAGAAAAACAGGACACAAAATGgcaaaactttatttaacataCAAAGCTTTTTAAAGTCTGCTAAGGGAAAAGGTAGAGTCATTAGGATCGACAGCTACGTTTTAGACAGTTAATCACAAATTACAACACAATACTTGAATGgtattggaaaaaaatatatagggTTTTACTATATGTGAAATTAGTATCTTTGGTCTTGCCCtgtttgataaaacatttttctagtCTTAATCTGACATGTCTTTCacaattcaactgaaaacaaacaaaagaatgactgaaaaatatacaaattaaaaacactaTGTTGCACCCCTTGAAGaactttttattcaaaatcagcatttagttttctttgcaATGAGTCGATCAGTAAAGCACCTATTGACTTGGCAATATTTGCATAGTAAATCTCTTCTCATCACCACTAGCATGGGCACACTGACTGGTTTACAGGGATGTAGCTCCAAACTCAGCAAGTTTCAATGGACTGCATTTTTCTGTCAGAACCAGCATTAAATATTCAGTAACTACCATAACTCGACTGTTGGATCTGACTGAATTAACGGTCTTGATCTCGTCCCACGTACATCAATAAGCTTGCAGGGTCTAGATTAGGATGCACAGAGCTTTATTAATCCCCCAGGAACGTTCCTGTGGAAATCACATTCAGTCAAAACATTAGActccaaaataaacaatgaagCGTTAAGCTGAATTTGGCTTTGCCCAAAACTTGCTTTAGTGAATAAgtttttaggtgtttttatgttcataaaatctgaaaagtgcgttCTTAGATAATCAGTAACAAATGAAGACATTTACAACAAATTTGAGCaccactttttactttttcaaccTCCTACTGGTTGTCCATGCACACACCTTCATCTCCTATATTATTTATGGAAAACTACAATGGTACTCTGCTTTTTTTCTACGGCAACACTGGTGCACCAAAGccttgaaatgaaatatttaaacagagACTTGGTGATCCTCAAATAATACTCTTTGCTGGAGTTTCCCAACAGTgataaaaaatcaaatttttttacGTCTCTGACCATTCCTTCTCTGTGTGATGACAATATCAACGTAGGTTTAATAAACCCACCAATTGTAGCTCTTTCATAGTAACCTTGTTTTGTGGTAGCCTTATTTTTAGTGGATCAAATGACGGGGATAAGATTCCAGTCAGAATAGGAAATTTTAAGAGGCGATGCTAATAACTTGTTTGACCTGGACatggattaaatatttttatggcaAATATTATACTTTATCCCTATGCGTCAgtgttttctttggcttttttctttttgagccACTATTGTAAATGTATCAGTTAGACTACAgtgtaaaaagtgaaaactctcttgattttcccattttgaagaaaaatacacGTCGGTAGCACTACATAGTAAACACCctaaagaaagagaaagtcatgaataaataaaaaaaaacttcataaatttattcaaaataaagttaacgttttcctaaaataattcaatgtgaaattatgttaactcaaacaaaaaatgtatttcttttaagtcttaTTGAACACCTTTATCAGTCAGTTTTATAGGATACAGTATGTGCAGCTATAAGGTTCCTGAACAACCCTGTATACAACATGAAATATGTCtacatgtttttaatgcaataatTTAGATTTAACTGAGACTTGGTGCCTATTAAATGtatctaaaaggaaaaaaataaaatatatttatttaatctcataGACAATCATGGACAGGCTATCTGCATTAGCTTCTTCATCTCTAGAAAGGTAGTTCCATTCTTCTACTTGTTATTAAAACTTGAGCTTACACAATATCAGCAGGCAACGCTTAAATGCAAGTCTGTTCTTAACACAACAGTCTAAAATGCTGTCgaagaaaataatgaaaggTTGTTCAAATAATCAGCATGTCAGCAACAGAAATAGATCACAGCAAACACAgtgaaagaaaacttaaaatttttttgtagatcttttttttttcttgcatgttgTTGCACCTTATGTGAAGGTGATCTCCTGAAGAAGATCTGCAGGGAAGTAGCCCAGCTTGCGTCCTGTGCTGACCTTCAGGTAGCCAGCTTTCTCATCTCCTTTCTTCACTACGATCTAAAAGACAATTATcttcttttatcattttgtgtctttctttttattttaaagatgtgtCACGTTGTTTGAGTGTGCACCCGCTAAATTCTGGAAACTTACCTGATCCTTCTTGAGTGTAATTTGTCCCATTTCTCTGTTGCCCACAAAGGAGCGGGTCACCTTGAAAACCCTTTCAGACGCGCGCACTTTAATGAGGTAGTCGGCAGGGAAGTAGCCGGTCTTCTCTCCCATCTTTCCCTGATGACATAAGGAAGAATGTCAGAGTTCATCTTGACAGCAGCAGAGTGTTATAAATCTACATGTAGGATTGAAACCCACCCTCCACCACTCTTCATTGGAATCGTCCAGAACTATGATCCGATCACCAGGGCTGATCAAGTCAAAATGGAGTTTTGAGCAATTAGGGTTGATTTATCAAATTCCGTCAACGGAAAGTGTCTCATTACTTATAAAATGAATGCATTAAGACTCATTTAGATCTCTCAAACATACTGAAAGTCAAGGTCGTCTTTCTCGATGGCTTTGAAGCGGTAGAGAGCCAGGTAGTAGTGGGACCCAGTGAAGGTACCTTTGGCCTTTTGACGAAAAGCACAGACGATGCAGCAGGAGAGAAACGATGAAATTATTTACCTCCAGCTGCAGGTTGAAGAACACGGAGTTTGCTCTCACCTTGTCATCTGCTTTGTctccacctttttcttttttatcttcagGCTTCCCTGCATGAACACCAGAAACAGTAACTCCGAAACAGgggttgatttatttttttctttgacatctACCCTGTGTGTCTCTGAACATTACCAAAGTAATCTATTGTTAATTGTTTGAACAAGTTATGATTGATGTCCTCTAAATTATCTGTGGTATTCACTATGTTAATTGACAtcataattttagttttaccttCTCCTTCTTCGTTTTCTTTGGGTTGttggttttcttcttcctcctcttccatcatcatcatcatctagATGATACAGTAAGTGAAAATCAGCATGCTaaacaaaaatgatcatttattgatgtttcaaatttatgtttaaatcaCTTAAATGTTAGTGCACCATTTACATCTTTAACAGTGCACTGAATGTGGAGGGTTCTGTAAATTACAaagaaacgtaaaaaaaaaaaaaaactacctctgctcttgttttttttttttcttctgtgcttttgattttttttgattgaaatatgGCCAAATTACTCACATTCTTTTTGTCGTTTTCATTCTTTTTGCGCTCCTTGTTGGCCATGATGACACCAACCCTCAAGGTATCAAAGACGGGGTCGTTCCGGTTCGGGTTGTCTGGTATCAGcacattatttttaaaccaagtTACAATCATTTACGGTAGTCATTTCACCAATCAGTTTTCAG
The genomic region above belongs to Xiphophorus maculatus strain JP 163 A chromosome 1, X_maculatus-5.0-male, whole genome shotgun sequence and contains:
- the LOC102232093 gene encoding neurexophilin-2 gives rise to the protein MDDWCCCCRMRALCLNFAITCLWLLPCAVQESSGPLSLKSKQWRAAGAGEEPEGAALKVKHVSKDLQIISTKHKTQTYGALSPYGWPQNFSQAPDQYLYGAPPKSKPPAKTSTKAKKILGWGDFYFNVKTVKFSLLVTGKIVDHINGTFSVYFRHNSSRLGNISVSIVPPSKAVGWEVLDGAVDSSPNKNSVLFPDLIPPSSTSSAPTEHQKYQRDMMMVTELNCRIEYQRTNRSKKTKPCMYDPGQTCYSENTQSQAAWICAKPFKVICIFIAFTGTDYRLVQKVCPDHNFQAEQNQQHLG
- the stac3 gene encoding SH3 and cysteine-rich domain-containing protein 3; protein product: MDQEDDKNSVDIHDNPPAPDNVVREDGDTVYFIYDEEVEVEEKEPEPPPEPVIRINDKPHKFKDHYCKKPKFCDVCARMIVLNNKFCLRCKNCKTNIHHSCQHYVDFQKCFGKIPPGFRRAYSSPLYSSDQPDPNNPNRNDPVFDTLRVGVIMANKERKKNENDKKNMMMMMEEEEEENQQPKENEEGEGKPEDKKEKGGDKADDKAKGTFTGSHYYLALYRFKAIEKDDLDFHPGDRIIVLDDSNEEWWRGKMGEKTGYFPADYLIKVRASERVFKVTRSFVGNREMGQITLKKDQIVVKKGDEKAGYLKVSTGRKLGYFPADLLQEITFT